Part of the Brachionichthys hirsutus isolate HB-005 unplaced genomic scaffold, CSIRO-AGI_Bhir_v1 contig_363, whole genome shotgun sequence genome is shown below.
CATGGCCAAGTTTACTTCCGgtttcagaataaataaataaaccaaaaaaaaaagtattggaTGAGTTACAGCAATCTCCATGGTGAAGCTCCTCCAtgtcaagacacacacacacacacacacacactcccctaaACGCAGTGGGAGTCGGGGGGGCTACTCAGTCTTTTCCGTCTTCCCGTCTTTGCTCTGGGGCTCGCCGCTTTTCCGGAGCTGCGTCTTCTCCGAGCTGTTGTTGATTTGCTGTTCGGTCGCTCCGCCCGCTTTGCCGGCGGAGTTCTTGTCCAGGTAGTTGAGCATCTCGCTCAGGACCGTCTGGAAGGTGCTGAGGGCGGCGCAGACCGCCGGTGTGCCAAACCCGTGAGTGATCAGACTGTCGGATAGAAAGAAACGAGCGTGAGAACCGTGGAACAGTTCCTTGTCCTCTCCCAGCATCATGGCATGCAGTCAGGctagcccccctccccccctctggTGCTTACCTGAAGTGTGTGAGGTGTCTCTGGATGTCCATGTCCAGGATGGGGGTCGGTCTggaggagcccagaggagaaCGGTCTTGGCTCAGTAAATCCTGGAACTCCTTACAGATTTGCCTGACAGACAAAAAGAAGGGTTGGGGAGGGACGAGGGTTTAACCATCTGTCTGCAGCTCAGCCAGAGCTGCTCCAGTTTtctttctgacacacacacacacacacacacacagcggcacATTCACAATGTGATACAAAATCCTTCGTTGGATGATTTTATATGGAAAATCTTATTCGGCGCTCAAATTTGATCTTTAAAATTCGAGCACATGAGAAGGAATGTTTCCCCATTGTTGTTGAATTTTGGTTTCTTATATGAAATCTTTCTTGTTAACCAGACCCCAATAACCAAcctcttttcttctgctctGTATACAAGTATGTGTTTTTTGACTTTGTCTGACTCTTTGAAAGATTACACAAAAAACTCCTTGATGTATTTTCAGGAAACTTGGAAGGAGGGTTGGGCAGATTGGGGGGGAACAATCCGGCACATTTTGACGTGGATCCGGAGAGAGGTGTGGATACAGGAATCTTTTATATTCTTCTTAGACATTTGGAATATGGCCTTTTTTTTAGAGCCAACTTTGTACAGATGAGCGTAAGACTGGCTGAAAGGGTGAGACGTgtgtggtggaaaaaaaaatcaaaggttGAATTTGTTCCAAATAAAGTGACGGTGGATGGAAAGCAATGGAATCCCAAATTCTAGCATACAGAACACTTTACGCGGGTCCTATTTAAACGCCTGCGTGTTTACGTCCTCACTTTGTGGCCAGAACCATTTTCTTGCGTGCGCTGGTTTCTTTGGGCTCGCTGTGCTGCCTTGCCAAATGTTCCCCGACCGCCTTACTGGGAAACTCTGTCTCGCAGGTGTAGCCGAAGTCCCTCGCCAGGTGGAGGGCCTCACCTGAGGATGGAAATCGGATGAGACTTTGCGCTAAAACTGGAATATTTGGGCCGTTTTTCCGGAGAGGACTTCCGGCCTTACCTTCCACCAGGGAGGTGAGCAGCGTGACGTTGGCAGCTTTCCTCCGTCCTGCCGGCAGGTTGAGGCCCAGGCGGTCTAATTTCTCCCGGAGACACCGGCCTCCGTTCTTAGACTTTGCTCTAACGGAGGAGCAAAATAGCATGGCTTGATTAATGTAAGGCAAGAAAAGGCTGATCATCCACCGATCACATGACCGCTTCTCAAACACTGAACAGTGTCTTAATGAGTGCGGGAGGAACAAAAGCTCCTCTTTGATTTGACAAAGCAGTAAAATCAAAGAGTGGAAAATTAAAACACGTCAACTCATTTATATGTTACGTTTTTATACATAGATACGGAAGCACGTCCCCTGgagtttattttgtcattactttCCAAAACCCAAAGTGAAAAGTTCTATtttgaaaagaaacaaacagaaaaagtcCTTCATCTTTTTAAGGTTTTTAAACTCTTTTGGGATATTTGGATTAAACGTGATTCCTGTCATTCGGTGTGCGAACAGTTTTCCAGTCGTGATCAACTTCCGTACATTCAAATGACACGACGACGCGCGAGGACAGATTCTCCGTGATTGATTCTTTACCCCAGGGCCCAGACGATGCTTCTCATTTTTCCAACATGCCTCTGCTTTGCTGATGCCTCATCATGTAGGATCAGCCATAttctttcctctcttccctttctctctgcctcATCAATAATACAGTGTTGGCAACTCTTtgcttcctctgtttcctctgatCCTGGCACGCTTTGGCCCCGGACTCGACTCCCTCTGGCTCCCTGGGCACGGCGGCGCGTGCAGCCCCGGCCCCTGGTTCGCCTACATCAGTCTTTGCGGATGCTGCTCTATATCCTCCGTTTCATCCGAGGGCGACTCAGACTCAGGCATCTCTCGCCACGATACGAGCCAGATTTATGCCGTGGAAacaatattttctctttatctcCCTGGCCTCTTTACCTCAGTCACGACTTGCTGCAGGATATTGCTTCCAGGATTGAGGAAGTAAAAGTCTGAGGACGTACACCTGCCGATCTTAAATCGGTATAACCTGCAGAATTCATTTATGAggaacacttttattttaataaaatgtgaaGTTCTCTGCAGCGGCATGATGAAATGATTCTGCATGGAGCTGCGATGCCATTGAGATTCCTTACTTGATCGGACTTCCAATCTACAGATCTCTCTCGGAAACACATTTAGATCCATTACAGAAGCATGCTGGGTACTGACCTACGCAGTATGCCCCCCAATAAGGAGGCGTTGAGGCACTCTGGCGGGGACAGTCTTCTTTTCACCTCGGCGATGGTGACTTTGTACTTGGAGGTGGAGCTGAGCAGGGACAGTCGACCCGGTACTGAACAGAACAAGTCTGTGGGATTCACTACGCACGTTCCTCCTGCAcgacacagagacacaagaTGCTTCACAAAGAGGTTCGGCACGGAGCGGCACAGCGGTTAGCATTAGCTGAGTCATTGTTGCATGCATGCTCCTGCACAGTGGAGTGAGTTTAGAGCACGACTCTGCAACTCCAAGTCTGGAAGAGGAATAAATATAATGCTGCTGCAAAATGCACTGGTCAAACTAAAGAGTCATTTCCGTTTGATCTTTtctatctttaaaaaaatgatttattggCTTCATATTTTGTCACCATGAAAATGTATCCTGTGTTTCAACTGAAATGAGCAAATCTAGCTGCTCTAATGCTGAATTTCATCAGATTTAGGCGtctgtatttaatttatgctTCTCTGCATAACATGAGGATTTAAAAATCTATGGTGGAAAGATGATTgaatagaatttttttttttttttacatactttGACCATCTGCGAAGATGTTAGCTTGGATATTTTAGGAAAAATGTGCTCTTTATTTTGTAAACCTGAATATATCCGACCCTTGATTTACACGAGGGCTCTCTGGATAGAAGTTATTTAAATAAGGAAGCCTTATTCTATAttcatgtaataaataaagcattacaCCAACAAAGCTTTTCCACTTCCACTAACTTCCAAATCATTAATCAGATAATTTTACAATGCATTTTACATCTTTGCATTGTCACAGTTTATTTTTGCTCTAAATTCTGTTCAATATTAACCTGTATATAGTTTTTTAGCCGGCTTTCGTATATATTTATGTTCCTGTTGCACAGTATTTGTCTGCGTGTGATGAAATTACAAGAGAAGGAAACAAGACCTTGACTTTCACCACCGTCCAGCCCGACTCTCGCTCCTGAACGCATGAATAAATGATAGTGGTTGTGATGAAGATTCCTTCCCATTATTAATTGCATTGGAAATCAGTGTTGCCCAGCCCTTCTGGAATATATCGACTGTTCTGAGGCCTGTTATTATTAATCTAACGTCCCATGCTGAAACGCGAGGCTTCTGTCTGATGTCCTGTATTATTCATCTGCCTCATTATCAAATCTACCAGCACGGGTGCGACTCTTCGTTATTCATCCATGCATGGGTGGAATGAAGGAACGGAAGCCCGTTTAGGCCTGAAAAGAAACAACGCGTTTGGCCACCAGCTAATCCAAACACCTCTCACCTGCAGCCCCTGTGACGTCATAAAGTTTTTGGAACACGTGTGCATGAATGACGTCCAGGTTGGTGCGTGTCTGTCAGGATTCGCGCGCTCTGAAAAGGGGGCGCGCGTGTGAAAGCCGCGCGGGTTCACATCATATTAATTCCCctaaaaatgttttgattcAAAGTAGTTTGTATTTTTACGTTGCCAAGGGCAATCGAAAAGAGCTATTGCCGGTAGTGCAAGTCGGTGGAGCGCGCCCGGGCCCAGAGGCTATAGCGGTATTTAAGCATCGGAGAGTAGCCTCGGGCGGGCGGCGCGAGCGGCGGGCGGGATCACACGCGGAATCAAGCGCTCCCTTTTACGCGTTTGCCACgaaaattaaagaaaaaggaGACACGGGCCAGATGTCATTCTGCTCATATTTTAACAACAGTGTTTTTAtagctccaaaaaaaaaaaaaaaagagcgcgCCGATGTCTtgacaggagagagaaagagaggcgcGTGCGGTGGATGAAGCGGCGGGGGCGAGCGCGCATGCACAGAGGgtgattaaaaacacagaagacTCCTCCTAAGTAGGATCCGCGTTTCTCCAGTGATTTCCTTTTGAAAAAAGGGTCACGTGAATATTCATGGCGCCAAAAGCCGCAGTCAGAAAGAACAACATTAATATGATCCCggctgaatccccccccccgcaccctcATTAGCATATCAAAGCGTCCGCCCGAGGCGAGAGAAGCTATCGATACGGGGAGCGGGAGGTAAAGCAAAGATTATTGGTTGTGATGGTTGCAGCGGCTGAGCTCAGGGCCAAATACGGCGCAGCGTTAACCCAAAGTGATGGCGGAGGGATCCCCGCGTCAATACGAGAGAAAAGCCCCAACACCTAGGAAAAAGCAGACCCGAGACCAGCCTTCATTTCTGCATGgaaaacttaaaaaaataaaataattaaatcccGCATCAGGCTTTGATGGGCCAAACCCGGACTCGGGAGGAGACTGGCTGCTGCAGGCAGGACGAGTCCCCATGCACCGATGCCCGGCCTTTAAACAGGATCCACTGATTAAACACAGGAGGCGCATGCAAAGGTTCAGGTTCAGCACAGCCCCTCACTTTAATAAAATAGACGCGAAATTAAAGTTAAATTTCATCTGCAAAGAAGAAATGGCaatgagatagatagatatatttaCTATATTTTCGTTAAATTATCTTGtaaaatggtttaaaaataa
Proteins encoded:
- the LOC137917036 gene encoding transcription factor AP-2-delta, producing the protein MSSTFPGLVHDAEIRHDGSNSYRLMQLGCLESVANSSVAYSSSSPLTYPAAAATEFASPYFSANHQYTPLHHQSFHYEFQHSHPAVAPEAYGLNSLHSGQYYQQIHHGEPADFINLHNARSALKSSCLDEQQRRELGCLDAYRRHDLSLMTSHGSQAYGVGMHHPDQRLIPGAGLGLSAPASDDLQGSVEAQCGLVLNGQGGVIRRGGTCVVNPTDLFCSVPGRLSLLSSTSKYKVTIAEVKRRLSPPECLNASLLGGILRRAKSKNGGRCLREKLDRLGLNLPAGRRKAANVTLLTSLVEGEALHLARDFGYTCETEFPSKAVGEHLARQHSEPKETSARKKMVLATKQICKEFQDLLSQDRSPLGSSRPTPILDMDIQRHLTHFSLITHGFGTPAVCAALSTFQTVLSEMLNYLDKNSAGKAGGATEQQINNSSEKTQLRKSGEPQSKDGKTEKTE